A genomic window from Triticum urartu cultivar G1812 chromosome 7, Tu2.1, whole genome shotgun sequence includes:
- the LOC125518809 gene encoding NADH dehydrogenase [ubiquinone] 1 beta subcomplex subunit 2-like gives MGGGGAHGGTTYKGYTIPHNKRWHTIAGKGLCATMWFWIFYRAKQDGAVLLGMRHPWDGHDDHAHGHGHAHEHEASSSSSPSH, from the exons ATGGGCGGCGGAGGCGCGCACGGCGGCACGACGTACAAGGGCTACACCATCCCCCACAACAAGCGCTGGCACACCATCGCCGGCAAGGGCCTCTGCGCCACCATGTG GTTTTGGATTTTCTACAGGGCTAAGCAGGACGGCGCTGTGCTCTTG GGTATGCGTCATCCTTGGGATGGCCATGATGATCACGCGCATGGTCATGGACATGCACACGAGCATGAG GCTTCATCATCGTCATCGCCGTCCCATTGA
- the LOC125518808 gene encoding probable mediator of RNA polymerase II transcription subunit 19b isoform X2, producing the protein MDSDDKKFGKGPRELTGAVDLISQYKLEPHHDFFCKRPLPLAISDTHYLHNVVGDTEIRKGEGMELDQLVQNAYLRDKPPHIKPFDMETLGQAFQLRETAPVDLPSAEKGIPTISGKPKSESKDKEKKHKKHKDKDKDREHKKHKHRHKDRSKDKDKDKDRKKDKHHEKKRKHEGTEDSADVHKHKKSKHKSSKTDEMGNGLS; encoded by the exons AtggattctgacgacaagaagttTGGCAAAG GACCTAGGGAGCTCACTGGTGCTGTTGATTTAATAAGTCAGTACAAATTGGAGCCGCACCATGATTTCTTTTGCAAGAGGCCTTTGCCACTTGCAATCTCAGATACACATTACCTTCACAATGTAGTGGGGGACACTGAAATTCGGAAAGGAGAAGGAATGGAGCTAGATCAACTCGTTCAGAATGCATACTTAAGGGATAAGCCTCCTCATATTAAGCCCTTTGATATGGAAACACTGGGGCAAGCATTTCAGCTTCGAGAAACTGCTCCAGTAGATTTACCCTCT GCTGAAAAAGGTATACCTACCATTTCGGGCAAACCGAAAAGTGAGTCCAAGGACAAAGAGAAAAAACATAAAAAGCACAAAGACAAAGATAAGGACAGGGAGCATAAGAAGCACAAACATCGACATAAGGATCGGTCTAAAGACAAAGACAAGGACAAGGATAGGAAAAAGGATAAGCATCATGAGAAG AAGAGGAAGCATGAGGGGACGGAGGATTCGGCAGACGTGCATAAGCACAAAAAAAGCAAG CATAAGAGTTCCAAAACCGATGAGATGGGTAATGGACTTAGTTAG
- the LOC125518808 gene encoding probable mediator of RNA polymerase II transcription subunit 19b isoform X1, translating to MDSDDKKFGKGPRELTGAVDLISQYKLEPHHDFFCKRPLPLAISDTHYLHNVVGDTEIRKGEGMELDQLVQNAYLRDKPPHIKPFDMETLGQAFQLRETAPVDLPSAEKGIPTISGKPKSESKDKEKKHKKHKDKDKDREHKKHKHRHKDRSKDKDKDKDRKKDKHHEKKRKHEGTEDSADVHKHKKSKVIYNYYLLPGTTNFLAAHFVGLLT from the exons AtggattctgacgacaagaagttTGGCAAAG GACCTAGGGAGCTCACTGGTGCTGTTGATTTAATAAGTCAGTACAAATTGGAGCCGCACCATGATTTCTTTTGCAAGAGGCCTTTGCCACTTGCAATCTCAGATACACATTACCTTCACAATGTAGTGGGGGACACTGAAATTCGGAAAGGAGAAGGAATGGAGCTAGATCAACTCGTTCAGAATGCATACTTAAGGGATAAGCCTCCTCATATTAAGCCCTTTGATATGGAAACACTGGGGCAAGCATTTCAGCTTCGAGAAACTGCTCCAGTAGATTTACCCTCT GCTGAAAAAGGTATACCTACCATTTCGGGCAAACCGAAAAGTGAGTCCAAGGACAAAGAGAAAAAACATAAAAAGCACAAAGACAAAGATAAGGACAGGGAGCATAAGAAGCACAAACATCGACATAAGGATCGGTCTAAAGACAAAGACAAGGACAAGGATAGGAAAAAGGATAAGCATCATGAGAAG AAGAGGAAGCATGAGGGGACGGAGGATTCGGCAGACGTGCATAAGCACAAAAAAAGCAAGGTGATATACAATTATTATTTGCTTCCTGGTACAACAAATTTCCTTGCAGCACATTTTGTTGGTCTGTTAACATGA